The window GATGGCAACCACATAAAATTGTTTCTGAATCTCAATTCCTTTTCGACAATATGAAGCGCACACGCGTTTCATGGGGCAAACCTGACGAAGGTGTGGAATGGGATGATTTAGCTGGCCGCCTAAAGGAACATGAACAGGCATTATGTATCGTAAACATTAAACGTCATGCCAGGGTTCTCTGGGAGAAAGTCGGTGAGGAAGCATTTCATCTCTCTACAAATCTCTGTCCGGCTCATCGCAGAGTTGTTTTGGAGACAGTATGTAACAGGCTGCTTAGCAAAGAACCAGTACATCTTATTGCAACTCAATGTATCGAGGCAGGAGTAGATGTGGACTTCCCTGTAGTCTATAGAGCATATGCGCCGATTGAATCAATCATTCAGGCTGCTGGCAGATGTAATCGTGAAGGTAGGCAGGAGAATTTCGGTCGAGTTCATATTTTTAAGCCTGTGCTTGGAAACAATGAAAAAGAATTTCCTGACCCCGGTTACGAGCAGGCCGCGCAGGTTACAAAGATGCTTTTCAGACGACATGGGTCGGCTAATATGCTACTCGATGATCCTGGCTTTATAACAGCATACTATCGTGAGCTTTACGATATAAGCAAACCTGAAGAGATGAAAAAAACCCAAAGACTATTTGAATACGTTACGGCTGGAAGTTTTCCAGATATAGCGAATGAATATCGTTTGATAAAGCAGGATGTCATCAATGTTCTTGTACCTTACCAATTGTACATTGAGGAATTTCGTAAGCTAAACGATGATGCAAACAAAATCGGACTAACTGCCGCCTGGATAAGGCGCGCCCGTCCGTTAACAGTTAGTCTTTATCGCCCAAAACCTGAAGATACTATTTGGGATTCTCTTATTACCGTGAAGGTGGCGGGAAGAAAGCAGCGTGAACAAAACGACTGGTTTATTTACATCATAGAGAAAGATTATCATCCTGTGTTGGGACTAACCCCTTCGGGTTCACTCAATACATGGATTGGATGAAAGGAGGAAATGTTATGCGTGGTAAAACTCATTGTCTGGAAGTATGGGGCGATTTTGCCTGTTTCACGCGCCCAGAGATGAAAGTTGAGCGTTTCAGCTATCCTGTCATTACGCCGTCAGCAGCGCGAGGGATATTTGATGCCATCTACTGGAAAAGGTCTTATGGTTTCTACTGGCAGATTGAAAGAGTAGAAATTCTATTGCCGCCTCGATATATAGCACTACGGCGTAATGAGGTAAAGGACAAAGTCCCAAGTGAACGCACAATACTTGCGTGGAAAAATGGAACAACTGAAATAGAACCGTTATGGGCAGATGGAGGTAAAGACTTCCTTGGTACTGATCAAAAAGGGCGCACACAGCGACAGACAATGGCATTGAAGGATGTTCGCTATCGTCTTTATGCACATCTTGCATTCCGTGGTATCGATCAGAATACAAAAACCTTTGATGCCCAATTTGAACGACTTTCAAGTCATGGCAAGTGTTTTTACCAGCCGTATTTCGGGTGCAGGGAGTTTCCGGCATATTTCGAATTAGTAGATAGTGATTCTAAACGTCAGCCTCCAATCAATTTAGATTTGGATCTTGGTTGGATGCTTTATGATGTATTTGATCTTAGCCGAACAAACGATGAAAATGCCTCTCCACGCATAAGCGTTTTTCATGCACGTATTTCAAATGGTGAAATGAAGGTGCCGGAATACAACGACACTATAGTCAAAAAAGTTGAGGAGGTACCGCATGCTTGATGCAGTTTTAAAGAAGGCAGGAAAAACAGAACCTGGTTTTACACACAAAATTGTAAAATGGGCTATTACCTGTACAAGAAATGGACACTTTACTGGTATTGTTCCGCTTGCCGAAGGTAGGGGACGAGAATATCCGCATTGTCCGAACCTCAGTCAGCCCGAACTGGTAGGTGGAGAGGAAGCACGGTCACATTTTCTATCAGAGAGTTTGGCAACAGTAGCACTCTACTGGAAAGATAATCTGGAGCAAAAAGAACAGGAAAAGTTTTGTGCAAAACATGAATATTTCTGTAAATTACTTAAGGATGCTGCACATGTTGCCCCATACTTAAGCGCTGCGTCAAAAATATTGGCTGATAAAAATATTCTTGAAGCGATTCGCTCTGATTTAAAACAACAAAAAGCGAAACCTACTGATGCATCAACTATATTAATAGATAACATTAATCCTCTAGAGCAAGAGGATTGGCACGATTGGTGGCGTGAATTTAGGATAAGCATAAGGGCAAAGCCTAAAAATAACGCTCCTAAGATGAGGTGTTTAGTTACAGGAGATTTGGTTGTGCCAGCAATTACGCATCCCAAAATCATTGGATTAGCAGGTGTTGGAGGATTAGGTACTGGCGATGTTCTGGCAGGATTTGATAAACAGGCATTTCAATCTTATGGTCTGGAGCAGGCAACTAATGCAGCTATGTCCGAAAATACTGCTACAGCATATGCGGAAACCCTTAAACAGTTAATCAGAGAGAAAAGAGTAAAACTTGGCGGCACAATTTCTACTTACTGGTTTCTTGAGACAATTCCTGATGAAGATGATCCGTTGGCATGGCTTACTGAACCACCGGAGCAGACGCAAACATTTGCCGAACTAAAAGCGCGAGAATTACTTAGCGCAATACATGAAGGAAAACGACCCGACCTTGCAAATAACCGCTATTTTACCATCATGTTATCTGGAGCTTCTGGACGAGTCATGGTACGCGAAATCATGCAGGGTACTTTTGAAAGCCTCGCGTCTAATATTGATAAATGGTTCAGCGATCTATCAATAGTTTGCCGTGAAGGCACAGGAATCGCAAGGCGACCAAAGTTCTTTTCAGTCGTAAAAGCCATTGAGTTTTTATCAAAGGAGGGCAAGATTCTGCGGAACATTGATGATGTGCCACCTCCCTTAATACGTGAACTATGGCGGTCTGCTATTACAGGTGGGAAGCTTCCTTCATCTGCTATGAGTCGTACACTTATTCGAATCAGATCAGATATTGTTTCAGATATGCCTCCGATGGATTCTCGTTTTTCAATATTAAAATCTTATCTATTAAGGAAAGGAGACGACAATATGCAACCATACTTAAATCCAGAACACCCAAATCCTGCTTACCATTGTGGCAGATTGCTTGCAGTGCTTGCCCGTTTGCAGCGTGCCGCGCTTGGCGATGTAGGGTCGGGAGTTGTACAGCGTTATTACACTGCGGCAAGCCAAACACCAGGACTTATTCTTGGGCGACTTGCTGCCAATGCCAAAAATCACCTTGGTAAATTGGAAGGTGGTTTAGTTTATTGGTATGAGGATCAAATTGCTGAGATAATGAGCCGTATCAAAGATACCGTTCCTCGTACACTGACATTAGAGGAGCAAAGTCTTTTTGCCCTCGGCTACTATCAACAACTTGCTTCACTTAATACTGGCAAAGCTGGTAAACGGAAAAGTATTGATAACAATAATCTCGAAAAAAAGGAGGAAAACGAATGAGTATACAAAACCGCTACGAATTTCTTTATTTGTTTGACTGTGAGAATGGTAATCCTAATGGCGACCCTGACGCCGGTAATGCTCCACGTATAGATCCTGAAGATATGAGAGGATTAGTGTCCGACGTAGCTCTTAAGCGCCGAGTGCGCAACTATGTGCAGATAGCACAAGGGAATGTTGCTCCGAATGCAATCTTTATTGAGCATGCAACAAATTTGAATCGTCCCATTACCAAAGCTCATGAAGAGACAGGTGGTGTGCCTGAAAAAAGCGCTTCAAAAGGCAAAGTAAAAGAAGCTCGTAAATGGATGTGCAAGACCTTTTATGACGTGCGCACCTTCGGCGCAGTAATGAGCACAGGACCCAACGCCGGACAAGTTCGTGGACCAGTGCAATTTTCCTTTGCTCGTTCGCTTGATCCTGTTCTGCCTCTCGATATTTCTATTACACGTATGGCTGTTGCAGAGAATGTAAAAGGAGTTAAGACGTCAGATGGCTATCTCAAATGGGAGAGTGAACAAGAGGAGGACAAGCTTCGTACAATGGGGCGCAAAAATCTTATTCCTTATGGATTGTATGCAGCAAAAGGATTTATCAGTGCACATCTTTCTGATGATGACACAGGCACAGCCTTTTCTGAAAATGATCTTACACTGTTATGGGAAGCTCTGGCTAATATGTACGATCATGATCGTTCTTCAAGCAAGGGATATATGGCTCGACGTGGACTATATATTTTCAAACATATCGGTACGGATAATAATCCTGAACAAAGGGCAAGACAAGCTAAGCTTGGCTGCGCTCCTGCACAAGCATTGCTTGATCTCGGCAAGGTGATAGATATTCAAAAAAATGAAGAGGCCATGAAAAATGATCACGTCATTTCTCCTCGAAGTTTGGAGCATTATAGCGTGCAGATTCATGCAGACCATATTCCTAACGGCGTGGAGCTGTGGATTTGGGATGATACAACTGAGGGGCTGGTGAGGGAACATCCCGTTGCTTAAAAAATTAGTAGAGAGATTTGATGAAGACAACCTCATTCATCTTGCGTCTGTGAACCAATATGCTTACTGCCCGCGAAGATGCGCCCTTATCCATATTGAGCAGTTATGGAGCGAAAATATGTTCACTGCAGAAGGCAGGATCATGCATGACAAGGTTGACACGGCAAAGCAGGAAAAACGTAGGGATGTCCGTGTTGAATATGGCGTACCTCTAAGGTCGCTGCGGCTTGGCCTGATTGGCAAAGCTGATGTTGTGGAGTTTCACAGGAAAGGTAATAAATGGCATCCATTTCCCGTGGAATATAAGAGAGGCAAACCCAAAAAGGACAACTGCGATAAAGTCCAGCTCTGTGCACAGGCAATGTGCCTTGAGGAAATGTTGAATTGTTCTATTACCGAGGGGGCGCTGTTCTACGGGACAACCAGGCGAAGAGAGGACGTTGTGTTTGATGCAGCATTGAGAATCGAGACGGAAGAGACGGCAAAGAGAGTTCATGAGCTTATCAGTTTGGCCATTACTCCTAAACCGGAGTATTCAAAGAAGTGTAAAAGTTGTTCACTCTACGAATTATGTATGCCGGAGACGTGCGGCAAAAAGGGAAAGGCGAGCGCGTATCTTTTGGCGTTAAGGGGTGAAGAAGAGAATAATGTGTAATAAAATTCTCACGCAGAGCCGCAAAGAACGCTAAGAAAATGAAATAAGAGTTGATATTTACCCTTTGTGTGAGGATTAGTCGTTTATCATTATCGTGAAAACTGGTATAAAAAAGCATAACATAACATGAAAAGACACCTTAATACATTATTCGTCACGACACAGGGAGCATATCTCGCAAAAGAGGGAGAGACAGTTATCGTTAAGGTAGATAATGACATCCGCCTGCGTCTTCCGGTGCATACAATTGGGGGAATTGTCTGTTTCGGACAGGTATCATGCAGCCCCTGGCTCATGGGATACTGCGCGGAGCAGAATGTGGCGATAAGTTTCCTGACTGAGTACGGTCGATTTCTTGCAAAGGTACAGGGTCCGGTATCGGGGAATGTTCTATTACGGCGTGAACAGTACCGTCAGGCTGATAATCCTGAAACATCGGCTGCAATTTCAAAGGCAGTCTTGACCGGCAAGATAGCCAATTGCCGTATAGTGCTTGAACGGGTACTGCGGGACCATCCAGATAAGATTGAAACAAAGTCAGTGACCATGGCTTCACAGAAGCTTGCAAATTCACTAAGAAGGCTGCAATCAGAATTACCACTGGATATTTTGCGCGGAATCGAAGGAGAAGCCGCATTGACCTATTTCGGGGTATTCAACCATCTGATTACTTCACAGAAAGAAGATTTTGTATTTCATGACCGAAACCGCAGGCCTCCTCTCGATACGGTGAACTGTCTCTTATCATTTATCTATACAATTGTTATGCATGATGTCAGGTCGGCGTTAGAGACTGTCGGCCTTGATCCAGCAGTCGGCTTCCTCCATAGAGACCGTCCCGGACGGCCCAGCCTCGCCCTTGATATGATGGAGGAGTTCCGCCCATTCCTTGCAGACCGCCTTGTACTTTCACTGATCAACCTCGGCCAGGTGAAGGGCAAGGGGTTTGAAATCAAAGAAAACGGTGCGGTACTGATGGATGATGAAACAAGAAAAACCGTGCTTACCGCTTATCAGACAAGAAAACAGGATGAGATTGTGCATCCATTCCTCAATGAGAAGGTGACGATAGGGGTTTTATTCCATGTGCAGGCAATGCTTATGGCCCGTTATCTGCGCGGTGACCTGGATGCCTATCCGCCATATGTGTGGAGGTAAGAGAGAACAGTGTTTGTACTAGTCAGTTATGATGTTGCTTCGGAAGATAATGGTCAGCGGAGGCTGCGCAGGGTGGCAAGGGCATGTCAGGACTACGGCCAGAGGGTGCAGTATTCAGTCTTTGAATGCATTGTTGACCCCGCACAATGGACGGTCTTGCGCAATAGACTAATTGATGAAATTGATCCAGAAATAGATAGTTTGAGGTTTTACTTCCTGGGTTCAAACTGGAAGCATCGGGTAGAACATGTTGGTGCTAAAAAGTCTTTAGATCAGGACGGGCCATTGATCGTTTAAGTGGTAGTGCGAACCCGGAGCCCACATTCATTCCCAGTCAGGTTCGCAAGTCGATAAAGCATTATTATTGTATATGTTATGCACAATGTTCTTTGACAAACTAATGACTAACTGTGCAGAATTGAAGGGTCGCAAAAAGTAGTGAATAAGCTCTTTATTATTAATGGCTTATAAATGAGTAGTCGCTCCCCGTGCGGGAGCGTGGATTGAAACTGCACCAGAGGTAAAAGCTATCGATGCAGGTAAGTCGCTCCCGTGCGGAGCGTGGATTGAAACGATAATTTCGGACGAATAAGCCTTCAATTGTACTCGTCGCCCCCGTGCGGGAGCGTGGATTGAAACATCAAATCTCTTCAGAGGAGCAGTCAATATTTAGTCAGAAAGTCGCTCCCCGTGCGGGAGCGTGGATTGAAACTCTAATGTTTTACAAATAAAGTATTGCGAAATAGTCGCTCCCTCGTGCGGGAGCGTGGATTGAAAACCTTAACTTGGCGTTTCTTCCGCTACGTCGCTCCCCGTGCGGGAGCGTGGATTGAAACCAATCATTGCAATTACAATCATTGAACATACGTCGCTCCCCGTGCGGGAGCGTGGATTGAAACTTGTCCTGAGTAAGAAAAGTACAAGAGTATAAGTCGCTCCCCGTGCGGGAGCGGATTGAAACGGGCAAGAGGC is drawn from Candidatus Scalindua sp. and contains these coding sequences:
- the cas4 gene encoding CRISPR-associated protein Cas4, producing the protein MLKKLVERFDEDNLIHLASVNQYAYCPRRCALIHIEQLWSENMFTAEGRIMHDKVDTAKQEKRRDVRVEYGVPLRSLRLGLIGKADVVEFHRKGNKWHPFPVEYKRGKPKKDNCDKVQLCAQAMCLEEMLNCSITEGALFYGTTRRREDVVFDAALRIETEETAKRVHELISLAITPKPEYSKKCKSCSLYELCMPETCGKKGKASAYLLALRGEEENNV
- the cas1c gene encoding type I-C CRISPR-associated endonuclease Cas1c, which translates into the protein MKRHLNTLFVTTQGAYLAKEGETVIVKVDNDIRLRLPVHTIGGIVCFGQVSCSPWLMGYCAEQNVAISFLTEYGRFLAKVQGPVSGNVLLRREQYRQADNPETSAAISKAVLTGKIANCRIVLERVLRDHPDKIETKSVTMASQKLANSLRRLQSELPLDILRGIEGEAALTYFGVFNHLITSQKEDFVFHDRNRRPPLDTVNCLLSFIYTIVMHDVRSALETVGLDPAVGFLHRDRPGRPSLALDMMEEFRPFLADRLVLSLINLGQVKGKGFEIKENGAVLMDDETRKTVLTAYQTRKQDEIVHPFLNEKVTIGVLFHVQAMLMARYLRGDLDAYPPYVWR
- the cas5c gene encoding type I-C CRISPR-associated protein Cas5c, whose translation is MRGKTHCLEVWGDFACFTRPEMKVERFSYPVITPSAARGIFDAIYWKRSYGFYWQIERVEILLPPRYIALRRNEVKDKVPSERTILAWKNGTTEIEPLWADGGKDFLGTDQKGRTQRQTMALKDVRYRLYAHLAFRGIDQNTKTFDAQFERLSSHGKCFYQPYFGCREFPAYFELVDSDSKRQPPINLDLDLGWMLYDVFDLSRTNDENASPRISVFHARISNGEMKVPEYNDTIVKKVEEVPHA
- the cas2 gene encoding CRISPR-associated endonuclease Cas2; the protein is MFVLVSYDVASEDNGQRRLRRVARACQDYGQRVQYSVFECIVDPAQWTVLRNRLIDEIDPEIDSLRFYFLGSNWKHRVEHVGAKKSLDQDGPLIV
- the cas8c gene encoding type I-C CRISPR-associated protein Cas8c/Csd1, with amino-acid sequence MLDAVLKKAGKTEPGFTHKIVKWAITCTRNGHFTGIVPLAEGRGREYPHCPNLSQPELVGGEEARSHFLSESLATVALYWKDNLEQKEQEKFCAKHEYFCKLLKDAAHVAPYLSAASKILADKNILEAIRSDLKQQKAKPTDASTILIDNINPLEQEDWHDWWREFRISIRAKPKNNAPKMRCLVTGDLVVPAITHPKIIGLAGVGGLGTGDVLAGFDKQAFQSYGLEQATNAAMSENTATAYAETLKQLIREKRVKLGGTISTYWFLETIPDEDDPLAWLTEPPEQTQTFAELKARELLSAIHEGKRPDLANNRYFTIMLSGASGRVMVREIMQGTFESLASNIDKWFSDLSIVCREGTGIARRPKFFSVVKAIEFLSKEGKILRNIDDVPPPLIRELWRSAITGGKLPSSAMSRTLIRIRSDIVSDMPPMDSRFSILKSYLLRKGDDNMQPYLNPEHPNPAYHCGRLLAVLARLQRAALGDVGSGVVQRYYTAASQTPGLILGRLAANAKNHLGKLEGGLVYWYEDQIAEIMSRIKDTVPRTLTLEEQSLFALGYYQQLASLNTGKAGKRKSIDNNNLEKKEENE
- the cas7c gene encoding type I-C CRISPR-associated protein Cas7/Csd2; amino-acid sequence: MSIQNRYEFLYLFDCENGNPNGDPDAGNAPRIDPEDMRGLVSDVALKRRVRNYVQIAQGNVAPNAIFIEHATNLNRPITKAHEETGGVPEKSASKGKVKEARKWMCKTFYDVRTFGAVMSTGPNAGQVRGPVQFSFARSLDPVLPLDISITRMAVAENVKGVKTSDGYLKWESEQEEDKLRTMGRKNLIPYGLYAAKGFISAHLSDDDTGTAFSENDLTLLWEALANMYDHDRSSSKGYMARRGLYIFKHIGTDNNPEQRARQAKLGCAPAQALLDLGKVIDIQKNEEAMKNDHVISPRSLEHYSVQIHADHIPNGVELWIWDDTTEGLVREHPVA